A stretch of DNA from Cannabis sativa cultivar Pink pepper isolate KNU-18-1 chromosome X, ASM2916894v1, whole genome shotgun sequence:
TATACAATGCTTGGGGATATTGAAAACTTGGAAGTCAAGCCCAGTCCACATCGGGGAATGACACCACGCatatttgaatttttgtttGCTAGGATCCAAGCTGTAAGTATTCAATTTTGGCTAGTTTTCCTTCACAATGTATGTGCAAGTTTACAGTGTTTGCCATATACCTTTCTATTTTTAGGAAGAGGAAAGCAGGAGGGATGAGAAATTAACATACAATTGCAAGTGTTCTTTCTTAGAGATTTACAATGAACAGATCACAGATCTCCTTGATCCCTCATGTACTAATTTGCTTGTAAGTCTGGTTAATTTGCTGTCTTTTGAGAAATGCCATACTTTCCAATTTATTATCAATCTctattctttattttcttttctcagCTGCGTGAGGATGTTAAAAAGGGTGTATATGTAGAAAATCTCTCTGAATTTGAAGTTCGGACTGTGAGCGACATCGTAAATCTTCTAATTCAGGTTAAAACTTATTCATCATTATTCTTTTTCATTTAGTATGATTATTTTTCTAAtgcatttttcattatttacaTATGCTTGCACTGATAGTGATTTCTGCTTATAGGGTTCTTCAAATAGAAAAGTTGCATCTACAAATATGAACAGAGAGAGCAGTCGTTCACATAGTGTATTTACTTGTGTGATTGAAAGTAGATGGGAAAATGATTCCACGACCAACTTAAGGTTTGCTAGACTAAACTTGGTTGATCTGGCTGGATCAGAAAGGTAAGGCAACATCATCAGTCTTGCTTCAGTTTGTGATTCCAAGAATTTGCATGACACTTTCCTCACTCACCAACTTCTTCCCTTCCCTGTAATAGGCAGAAAACTTCTGGTGCTGAGGGTGAGCGTTTAAAAGAAGCTGCTAACATTAACAAATCTTTGTCTACATTAGGGTACTTATTTTCTTGTTACGTTGACAAAGCTTGATTTTTGAGACATAATGATTTTTTTGGATAtcagtctttgttatttgctgtCTTTAAACATGGACCTATGCATTTTCAGTCATGTAATAATGGTTCTAGTGGATGTGGCGCAAGGGAAGCCAAGACATATTCCTTATAGGGACTCGAGGCTTACCTTCCTCCTACAGGTTAATACTGTTTTGTGATTTCTTTAATTAGCACTGAATAGCTCTACATTTTTTAGTTATGACTCGTAATGtttctattcaattatttaaaatgtaggACTCACTCGGTGGGAACTCAAAGACTATGATTATTGCAAATGTCAGCCCTTCTATCTGGTTAGTTTCATCTCTGGGAATTACAGTACCTTAGTTTCATAGCTGACCTTTAAATAACACATGTATATTGTTTTTTTCAGCTCTCAAGCTGAAACTTTAAACACTCTTAAGTTTGCCCAGAGAGCAAAAATGATCCAGAATAATGTAAGCTTCTTTCTAATCAATgcagtattatttaatattttgaagGCTTGGAAAACTTTTGAGttatacttttaaattttttttcttcattgcaTAGGCCGTAGTGAATGAAGATTCTTCAGGAGATGTCACCACTCTGCAACACCAAATACGACTTCTAAAGGTTAGAGAAAAATTTGATAATTCATTCATTGCCTGTGCCATATGTGAAATAGTATGATTTGAACATCAATGGCTATGATTGTAACAGGAGGAGCTTTCTATTCTTAGACGTCAGAATGTATCGAGATCCTTATCCTTTGGTCTTCCCACTGTTGAAGATACGAGAGCAAGACAAGAGCAGGAAAGTGGTTTTCCAGGACATGTGTGTGACATGGATGTAGAAGATGACGATTTGCTGAAAACTGAATCCAAAGGCACTGTGAGAATGTCTACTAAACAGGTATGTTGCTTTGATAGTTTTTATTTCGATGGACTTTTTGATAAATGCTTTCGTTTTCTTTTCTATACATGCACAATAAATCTGGACATCAAATGAAAAATAAGAACTTAGTTTACTTTGTAGTTTGCTTAACTGTTAATTCTATCAACAGCAAGTAATATTTTCTGTAGATATCTTGTATTCCCAGTTACATGTGGTAAACCAATGATTTATTACAGCTGAAATGTTTGGAGACAACTCTTGCTGGTGCCTTACGAAGGGAGCAGATGGCAGAAACTTGCATTAAGCAACTTGAGGCTGAAATAGAGCAATTAAATCGTTTGGTATATATATCTAGTGTGCCATTTTTTCCTTTTCAGAACTGTCATTTGGATTGTGTTTTATTATTCCTGTATTTATAACTTGTCAGGCACGTCAAAGAGAAGAAGACACCAGATGTACTAAGATGATGCTCAGGTTTCGAGAAGACAAAATCAGAAGACAGGAGGCACTTGTTAATGGTTCTATTCCTGCTGAGATTTATTTGCAAGAAGAGACAAGAGCTCTATCTGAAGAGATTCAACTACTTCAAGCTAAGCTAGATAAGAATCCAGAAGTAACTCGATTTGCTTTGGAAAATATAAGACTTTTAGACCAGCTTAGAAGGTACTTTTTGCAAACCTCAACCATTTCTAGCTGTTAAATCAATTTTACAAGTTTCATTATTATGGCATTGTAGATTTCAAGAATTCTACGAAGAAGGAGAGAGAGAAATACTCTTGTCTGAAGTATCCAAATTGCGAGATCAggtgtttaaaaatataaactaaATTATTCTTTCTTGCCAGTTGAGTTGCTTTATGGGGCTTGTGAAACTAAAGATGATGCATTTGTTTGCAGCTACTTCAATTTCTTGACGGAAACTCCATACATCATAGTTATCAAAATTTTATAACAGAACCTGAGGTGGCATACTTTTCTCACCTCTTCTATTATTCAAGCTTCTCATTTCTGTCATTTTGTTTGTGGAAATATGGGTTTCAGTGGAAGATGATATCATATATAGCCCTTTTTGCCACTTTCCTTTCATCATTTTATCCCaagattcttattttaatatatattatatatatatatttttgacacAGGAAGCCATTTACATGAACAAGAAGAATGATTCTCTTACTCAAGAGGTATCACCTAATCCTTTTTCGAAGGAAGTTACATATTAGTTATATACTTGTAGCTCATATTTTGCTTTGTAACTGGTTGTAGTTGGAGAAAACTGTTAATGAACTTGAGGAATGCCGGCGCAACTTAAAAGCTTGTTTGGATGAAAATGCAAAACTCAGTAGGTGAGAAAATCGTTGCCAAGCTTCAATTGAGATAGTCCTCCAGTTAGAAGTGGTTTATGTTAATTTTCACTTCCGATCTCTTATAAATTGCTGTTTTTTCTGGAAATTCTGCAGGGAGCTAGAAGATGCACAATCAATGTTGATCAATGTTAAGCCTAAGCCTTCTAATCAAGTAGATAGTGTTAAGACCACAGAGGTACATACATTTTTTAACTCCAAGTATATAGCTCTTGTTTGAGTTTTTTTAAATACTCCTAAAGAAGAAATACCACTGAGACAAGGAAAAGAAATTAGTCTCATTGGTTGATTGTCTGGACCCCTTATGAGCTATGTTTAGGTTATTAAGTGTTAGCTTAACATTTGTTTATATCTAAATTTATTAATGGGAAATAACATTATTTTCAGGATTCACAAGATTTAGGATCTCTCAAACTTAATAGTGCTGTTCAAAATCAAATCGAGGAGATGGAGGCAAAGCATGAATCCATTATGACTAAGAATGCAGAAGAAATTGTTAACTTGCAATTGGAATTGGATATACTAAAGATCATTTTCAAAGAAGTTTCAGAGCAAAGAGTAACATGCTTAAACAAAGAACTTGAGCGTGCAAAAGAAGATTTATTTTTGACGATCAAACATCATGAAGACACAAAGACAGAACTGATGGAAGCTAAGTCTGTTATTGAGGCTATGGAGTCTCAGCAGATTTTGTCTATCAACGAAATGGAAGACCTAAGAAACACTAACAGCCGTTATATGCAGCTTTTGAGTAAATATGAAGTTGAAATTATGGCTCTTCAAGAGCATCTTGCTTTGAAGGAGCTAAAGGATGTCTCACCTACAAACTGCTCCAAGAATGATACTTCTTTGTTGCAGGAAAAGGTGACGAGAATGCAATGTTCCCTTGAAAAGGCCAAGAGACTGAACACATGGTACCAAAATGATCGTGAATTTCATGTCTCTAATGATGAAGAAATGGATCAGGTTCGCTCACAGGTAGAAGCTGAAACTGCTGAGGTGATTGTGTGCATGCAGGAAGAGTTGGCCATACTTCAGCAGCAAGTCCAGGATAGTCATTTGAAAGAAGTAGAGATGAGAAGGAATTTAATGCTTTCAGAAACTGAATTAAAGGAGGTTGATGAAAAAGTGAATCTCCTGATCAGAGATAATGGGAGTTTAAATGCAAAGCTAAAGGAGAAAGATGCAGAACTTAGAAGTTTATCTGAAGAATGGTCTTTGTTGACTACTGAGATAGAAGCAATTCTTTCAGATGGGTGTGAGTTACTCATTGATGCTTCTGATCAACTTGAACATATATCTAATTCTTTTCCTCAGAAAAGGATTTGGATATCAGAACATGTTGGTAGGATGGTAAGAACCATATCTGAAAAAGAATTATTGATTGAAGAATTGAGAAGATGTTTAGAGGATGCAAACAACAAACAAAGTGACGTAGAGAGTATGCTAAAGTCACTGAGAGGAGCAGCGATGGTTATCACTGAAGCTCACCAGCGCGAGTTCAGTGAAAAAGAGAAAGACATCCTGGCCTTGACATCACTGCTGAGTGTAAAAGCATCGACCATAGATAAGCTGGAAAATAGACTGAAATTACAGGAAGATGAGCTAAAAAAAGCATCAGTTTGTGCAACAGTTGCTTTTGTCATTGTCAACAGATTAGAAGAAGTGAATCATCACAACCTTGATGAATTACAGCATAAGAATATCCAACTTACTAGATCAGAAGAAACTAACATGAGGATGGATGCCCTCCTCTGTGAACAGGCTGTTGTGGTTGAAGAAGCAGAAAAACAGATCATGTCTTTGAAAGCAGAGCTTGTAAACTTGAAGGAAATTTCATCTGATCTAAAGCAAAAGCTTTCTGATGAGCAAAAACGTAACTATTCTATGACAGAAAAACTTAAAGATGTTgaagagaataatatattagTTGCAAAGGAAAAACTGGCTGAGCTAAAATATGGTGTTTCCTCACTCAAGTCATGCATGGGCACCCATGTGGAGCAGTATACAAGTCTTCAAAGGAATAGTCCACAGGAAGATCGTACATCTTTCGATGGAGAAGGTGCAGGCTGGGTAAGTTAACATCTTTGTATTGGTTGAGGTCCTTTAATTACGGATGCATGATTTATAGTTCCTAAACCTGAATATTCTTGCAGATAGATAATGAAATATATCAAGATGATGAAGTTGACTACGAAATCGTTGAGGACTCAGGAACCGACATCTCCAAGTCTTCTCCTGACTTAGGGAAGAAGGTATGTTTTCATTCATGTGATCAGGATAAGTTCAAGTCTTTCCCTTGTGAGGAAAAATGTGATAGGGACACTACTATTATTCTTCTGAGAAGGGAAATGGAATATGCCCTTCAAAGTTTACAAGAGGTGCAGGTTGAGATGGAAAAGCTACGTAGAGAGAATAAAGACATACTGAAGTCTGAGCAATATAGTCGCAAAAGCATGACATGTTTTACAAACCAAATAAGAAATCTACAAACAACTTTGACTGACTTTGAAGTTCAATCCAAACTGAAGATGGAAGTTTTGAATCAACGGCTAGAGGCATCTGAACAGAATGTGGTGGAAGCTGGCTCGCATTTGTATGAAACTAGAGAGGTGATTAAAGACTTTCATACCTCTAATTTTGGGATGCCTCTAATTCTTCCATATTCTACTGAGTACTGAACATtgttttgaatattatttaaaacaaataataagcTGTCATATCAGGCATTTAACAGCAAGATTTAACAATTACACCAAAATCTAGACAGAGTATATTATTACCAccaaaagaaatatttgagtattGAAAGTGTAACATTGAAAAGATTTGAATTTTCGCACTCAATATCTCTTTCTTCATGTCAACAtatgataatttattaatttagacatacaTCCTTTTCAAATTTTCTCTTCATGATAACGTATTTAGgcataaataaatcaatttgCTTTCTCGTAATACTAAACATTAATTCCTTGTTTATTTTAGCATTTTGCTACTTTTAGAATTCTTCTAATGTGTCTTTGTTTAACAGTTGCTTGAATTAGAAGTTGATGATGCAAAATTGGTTGCTGCTCAGAAAGCTGCTGAAGTTGCTTGCATTCTCTCTAAATTTGAAGAAGCGCAAGATACAATGAAGGAAGCAGATATTATGATTAATGGGCTGATGATAGCAAATGAGACCATGAAGCTTGAAGTAAAAAAATTGCACAAAATAAATTGCAGGCTGACAAAAGATAAAGATATATTAGCTAATGAAGTTCAGAGCTTGCAGTCCATTAACATCATCAAAAGTCAGCAATGTGAACAACTTAGGTCTGATTTATCGGAGACAAACGCATTGGTTGTAGAACTGGAGGGTATGATTGTGGAGGTCCGGGCTTCTTTCAAAGAAAATTTCTTGCTTCTATCCTCGGACTTCGGTACTCTGAAGAGTCTACTATTTGACACTTCAAAGCTAGTGAAGACATGGCTTGATGAAATTTGGTCTGAGATAATTGGGAGGGATTGTGCGGTGTCAGTCCTTCACCTTTGCCACATGGGAATTCTATTGGAAACAGTGACGGGGCTAAATGCTGAGAATGGGCTGCTTCAACATGGCATGTGTGAATCAAATGCTGTTATTGCTGATTTGAAAGAGCACAATAGCAAGTCAATAAAAGAGcttgagatgtgtagggtgatgAAGGGAAAATTATTGTGTGACATCAAAAATGGTTTCAATCGCATTTCCAAAACAGAGGATGAAAATAAAGAGCTTAGTGCCAAGCTAACCTCTTTCGATGAGAAGATATCAGAGTTGCAGCTACAAGAGGAGTTGATAGTGCAGAGGTCTAACTACATAGGATCTCAGCTTGTTATGTTGATGGCGGAGTTGGACTTAAGTAACAAAAATTTGGCAGCATCACTTTTGGATCAAGAGAAATTATTGCAAGACAAAGAGGAGGTCTTCAAATCACAATCTGAGTCTTTTA
This window harbors:
- the LOC133031714 gene encoding kinesin-like protein KIN-12D isoform X2 codes for the protein MLRDFKFLRGNTGKNDEAENIPVGRNDLLVSRISSDASRAPLNAIQEPTSYTKQEQEMGSGRSKVDKTPSKVKTRVADPALPLRTPDKYGGGISARQRFGWAAQKNELGATAGDLRDDVQVRGAGVSNGGFANMTPRTTTRTVGRAGSNFSETNSTQSTPTKSVSKPPGSSLRSKVDGTGGARTANFAPLYKGTPIPSGSCTVVNTVEVPHFDLKENPSFWMEHNVQVVIRVRPLNSMERSTNGYSRCLKQESFNTISWIGHPETRFTFDHVACETVDQEMLFRMACLPMVENCLSGYNSCMFAYGQTGSGKTYTMLGDIENLEVKPSPHRGMTPRIFEFLFARIQAEEESRRDEKLTYNCKCSFLEIYNEQITDLLDPSCTNLLLREDVKKGVYVENLSEFEVRTVSDIVNLLIQGSSNRKVASTNMNRESSRSHSVFTCVIESRWENDSTTNLRFARLNLVDLAGSERQKTSGAEGERLKEAANINKSLSTLGHVIMVLVDVAQGKPRHIPYRDSRLTFLLQDSLGGNSKTMIIANVSPSICSQAETLNTLKFAQRAKMIQNNAVVNEDSSGDVTTLQHQIRLLKEELSILRRQNVSRSLSFGLPTVEDTRARQEQESGFPGHVCDMDVEDDDLLKTESKGTVRMSTKQLKCLETTLAGALRREQMAETCIKQLEAEIEQLNRLARQREEDTRCTKMMLRFREDKIRRQEALVNGSIPAEIYLQEETRALSEEIQLLQAKLDKNPEVTRFALENIRLLDQLRRFQEFYEEGEREILLSEVSKLRDQLLQFLDGNSIHHSYQNFITEPEEAIYMNKKNDSLTQELEKTVNELEECRRNLKACLDENAKLSRELEDAQSMLINVKPKPSNQVDSVKTTEDSQDLGSLKLNSAVQNQIEEMEAKHESIMTKNAEEIVNLQLELDILKIIFKEVSEQRVTCLNKELERAKEDLFLTIKHHEDTKTELMEAKSVIEAMESQQILSINEMEDLRNTNSRYMQLLSKYEVEIMALQEHLALKELKDVSPTNCSKNDTSLLQEKVTRMQCSLEKAKRLNTWYQNDREFHVSNDEEMDQVRSQVEAETAEVIVCMQEELAILQQQVQDSHLKEVEMRRNLMLSETELKEVDEKVNLLIRDNGSLNAKLKEKDAELRSLSEEWSLLTTEIEAILSDGCELLIDASDQLEHISNSFPQKRIWISEHVGRMVRTISEKELLIEELRRCLEDANNKQSDVESMLKSLRGAAMVITEAHQREFSEKEKDILALTSLLSVKASTIDKLENRLKLQEDELKKASVCATVAFVIVNRLEEVNHHNLDELQHKNIQLTRSEETNMRMDALLCEQAVVVEEAEKQIMSLKAELVNLKEISSDLKQKLSDEQKRNYSMTEKLKDVEENNILVAKEKLAELKYGVSSLKSCMGTHVEQYTSLQRNSPQEDRTSFDGEGAGWIDNEIYQDDEVDYEIVEDSGTDISKSSPDLGKKVCFHSCDQDKFKSFPCEEKCDRDTTIILLRREMEYALQSLQEVQVEMEKLRRENKDILKSEQYSRKSMTCFTNQIRNLQTTLTDFEVQSKLKMEVLNQRLEASEQNVVEAGSHLYETRELLELEVDDAKLVAAQKAAEVACILSKFEEAQDTMKEADIMINGLMIANETMKLEVKKLHKINCRLTKDKDILANEVQSLQSINIIKSQQCEQLRSDLSETNALVVELEGMIVEVRASFKENFLLLSSDFGTLKSLLFDTSKLVKTWLDEIWSEIIGRDCAVSVLHLCHMGILLETVTGLNAENGLLQHGMCESNAVIADLKEHNSKSIKELEMCRVMKGKLLCDIKNGFNRISKTEDENKELSAKLTSFDEKISELQLQEELIVQRSNYIGSQLVMLMAELDLSNKNLAASLLDQEKLLQDKEEVFKSQSESFMMEWCVKEFESLILASQLEEMALRKANAEREHSQCCTILEDLKREIILFKVDAELKDQLLRDKEVEVACQFSVLDQQKQKMEEELLLLESSSHELKTDFRKKEAELTRMISFEKENEVLKIEIEKLNAEKSLVLHNLEEKNSDVESYLGQVDVFEKENHRLRDEILILETRVANLETDFQLKTDELHELQLSHYSMTEENVLLEEELVSSKRNKHELLTMASSNIKKCVDLMDSRLNVLNEGGFVNLDKMLKEICETAEKTNEFMEQIEYLKGQCKELEFENKSLQTELLRKDDVLKGLLFDLSLLQESASNTKDQKDEMKELVASLEALEDELLVKSIELDEAMASKEMLEAQLHEKTDRINTLELSISRDCESRDVLRSENLELKAQLEDAFTAKRYAEEDLTETKKVNESLEMELMEMGNAIDCLNDSVESLRSNLGELESERDQLQLEMLGLKNKLEAEQARAEEQEAIAKEAQQIAESKNIYVDEKEAEVKLYERSIEELEYTINVLENKVAIVKEEAERQRLQREELELELHAVKQQTRNVENADADMRSYLHEKEKSLQEAVAQIQILEKDIVEKDSEIAQFKAHISELNLHAEAQASEYKQKFKALEAMAEQVRPEGSSFLHALTSSPKKAEKFVAKPRGSGSPFKCIGLGMVQQIKSERDEDLTAARLRIEELESLVASRQKEIFTLNTKLAAAESMTHDVIRDLLGVKLDMTTYVSLLDNQQVQKITEKARFHDIESQDDQEVVKLKKQLTEFIKERQGWLEEIDRKQAEVVAAQVALEKLRQRDQLLKAENEMLKMENVNHKKKVMELEGEINKLSGQQNLHQRIHHHTKIKEENNTLKTQNADLSTKLRRTEVLLSRVKDELACFRASNGRNPYIDFDEEKRLSSKLKETEEEKLQLAHKLLALCTSILKAAGITKPVNEINPSLAEEVLEQLKNKIASMDREVQDLKYKVPNMLISSIHIRYKYIVHQKMTAVCCDLQSKITCERARLCELLPQSSPINSRADEEKRPTPKKVSHAPYFNSDIDR
- the LOC133031714 gene encoding kinesin-like protein KIN-12D isoform X1, with the protein product MLRDFKFLRGNTGKNDEAENIPVGRNDLLVSRISSDASRAPLNAIQEPTSYTKQEQEMGSGRSKVDKTPSKVKTRVADPALPLRTPDKYGGGISARQRFGWAAQKNELGATAGDLRDDVQVRGAGVSNGGFANMTPRTTTRTVGRAGSNFSETNSTQSTPTKSVSKPPGSSLRSKVDGTGGARTANFAPLYKGTPIPSGSCTVVNTVEVPHFDLKENPSFWMEHNVQVVIRVRPLNSMERSTNGYSRCLKQESFNTISWIGHPETRFTFDHVACETVDQEMLFRMACLPMVENCLSGYNSCMFAYGQTGSGKTYTMLGDIENLEVKPSPHRGMTPRIFEFLFARIQAEEESRRDEKLTYNCKCSFLEIYNEQITDLLDPSCTNLLLREDVKKGVYVENLSEFEVRTVSDIVNLLIQGSSNRKVASTNMNRESSRSHSVFTCVIESRWENDSTTNLRFARLNLVDLAGSERQKTSGAEGERLKEAANINKSLSTLGHVIMVLVDVAQGKPRHIPYRDSRLTFLLQDSLGGNSKTMIIANVSPSICSQAETLNTLKFAQRAKMIQNNAVVNEDSSGDVTTLQHQIRLLKEELSILRRQNVSRSLSFGLPTVEDTRARQEQESGFPGHVCDMDVEDDDLLKTESKGTVRMSTKQLKCLETTLAGALRREQMAETCIKQLEAEIEQLNRLARQREEDTRCTKMMLRFREDKIRRQEALVNGSIPAEIYLQEETRALSEEIQLLQAKLDKNPEVTRFALENIRLLDQLRRFQEFYEEGEREILLSEVSKLRDQLLQFLDGNSIHHSYQNFITEPEEAIYMNKKNDSLTQELEKTVNELEECRRNLKACLDENAKLSRELEDAQSMLINVKPKPSNQVDSVKTTEDSQDLGSLKLNSAVQNQIEEMEAKHESIMTKNAEEIVNLQLELDILKIIFKEVSEQRVTCLNKELERAKEDLFLTIKHHEDTKTELMEAKSVIEAMESQQILSINEMEDLRNTNSRYMQLLSKYEVEIMALQEHLALKELKDVSPTNCSKNDTSLLQEKVTRMQCSLEKAKRLNTWYQNDREFHVSNDEEMDQVRSQVEAETAEVIVCMQEELAILQQQVQDSHLKEVEMRRNLMLSETELKEVDEKVNLLIRDNGSLNAKLKEKDAELRSLSEEWSLLTTEIEAILSDGCELLIDASDQLEHISNSFPQKRIWISEHVGRMVRTISEKELLIEELRRCLEDANNKQSDVESMLKSLRGAAMVITEAHQREFSEKEKDILALTSLLSVKASTIDKLENRLKLQEDELKKASVCATVAFVIVNRLEEVNHHNLDELQHKNIQLTRSEETNMRMDALLCEQAVVVEEAEKQIMSLKAELVNLKEISSDLKQKLSDEQKRNYSMTEKLKDVEENNILVAKEKLAELKYGVSSLKSCMGTHVEQYTSLQRNSPQEDRTSFDGEGAGWIDNEIYQDDEVDYEIVEDSGTDISKSSPDLGKKVCFHSCDQDKFKSFPCEEKCDRDTTIILLRREMEYALQSLQEVQVEMEKLRRENKDILKSEQYSRKSMTCFTNQIRNLQTTLTDFEVQSKLKMEVLNQRLEASEQNVVEAGSHLYETRELLELEVDDAKLVAAQKAAEVACILSKFEEAQDTMKEADIMINGLMIANETMKLEVKKLHKINCRLTKDKDILANEVQSLQSINIIKSQQCEQLRSDLSETNALVVELEGMIVEVRASFKENFLLLSSDFGTLKSLLFDTSKLVKTWLDEIWSEIIGRDCAVSVLHLCHMGILLETVTGLNAENGLLQHGMCESNAVIADLKEHNSKSIKELEMCRVMKGKLLCDIKNGFNRISKTEDENKELSAKLTSFDEKISELQLQEELIVQRSNYIGSQLVMLMAELDLSNKNLAASLLDQEKLLQDKEEVFKSQSESFMMEWCVKEFESLILASQLEEMALRKANAEREHSQCCTILEDLKREIILFKVDAELKDQLLRDKEVEVACQFSVLDQQKQKMEEELLLLESSSHELKTDFRKKEAELTRMISFEKENEVLKIEIEKLNAEKSLVLHNLEEKNSDVESYLGQVDVFEKENHRLRDEILILETRVANLETDFQLKTDELHELQLSHYSMTEENVLLEEELVSSKRNKHELLTMASSNIKKCVDLMDSRLNVLNEGGFVNLDKMLKEICETAEKTNEFMEQIEYLKGQCKELEFENKSLQTELLRKDDVLKGLLFDLSLLQESASNTKDQKDEMKELVASLEALEDELLVKSIELDEAMASKEMLEAQLHEKTDRINTLELSISRDCESRDVLRSENLELKAQLEDAFTAKRYAEEDLTETKKVNESLEMELMEMGNAIDCLNDSVESLRSNLGELESERDQLQLEMLGLKNKLEAEQARAEEQEAIAKEAQQIAESKNIYVDEKEAEVKLYERSIEELEYTINVLENKVAIVKEEAERQRLQREELELELHAVKQQTRNVENADADMRSYLHEKEKSLQEAVAQIQILEKDIVEKDSEIAQFKAHISELNLHAEAQASEYKQKFKALEAMAEQVRPEGSSFLHALTSSPKKAEKFVAKPRGSGSPFKCIGLGMVQQIKSERDEDLTAARLRIEELESLVASRQKEIFTLNTKLAAAESMTHDVIRDLLGVKLDMTTYVSLLDNQQVQKITEKARFHDIESQDVDQEVVKLKKQLTEFIKERQGWLEEIDRKQAEVVAAQVALEKLRQRDQLLKAENEMLKMENVNHKKKVMELEGEINKLSGQQNLHQRIHHHTKIKEENNTLKTQNADLSTKLRRTEVLLSRVKDELACFRASNGRNPYIDFDEEKRLSSKLKETEEEKLQLAHKLLALCTSILKAAGITKPVNEINPSLAEEVLEQLKNKIASMDREVQDLKYKVPNMLISSIHIRYKYIVHQKMTAVCCDLQSKITCERARLCELLPQSSPINSRADEEKRPTPKKVSHAPYFNSDIDR